The DNA segment ATAAGATTCAATGGCTAGGTAGTCAGTGAGAAATTGTTTGAACATAAAGATTGTGTTCATGATTTGTGTCTAGGATCACTTGTATAAATGGGTAGATGAAGCTGTCTACGAAGAGGTTCAAGATGCATTGCCAAAAGTTGAGTGCTTTGCATCAGATGTTATGAAACTTAAAATGGAGATCGAAAGCATGAAAACCGTGGAGGAAGAGTTGAAAGAAGATGTCAGGAAGGCGAGCAATGAACTTAAGAAGCTGAATGTGATCATAAAAGTGGGTTTTTTGGTGGTTTGTTTAGGCGGTGTGATATGTCTTGTGTTGATCATGTTTGACAAAGCATATGGGTTGTCTATGAATAGCTACTAGGAGACTCTGTTTATGTAAGGCTATGTTTATGTAAGACTCATGGTTCATGTAAGGCTATGTTTTAAGACAATGTTTCAgtaatgtttatgttttacttcTTGATTGTTTATAGAAGGACAAATGAACACACCAATGAACAGACCATCAAGATAAACAACATGATGAAAACACAAAGATAATAACCGACACTATCTTCATTGAaagtttcaaattaaaacagcaggaagagaagaaagaaaaaggtagtTCTTGTTCCAAAAGCATTCAGACAGAGACACTATCATAAACAACACACAACGAAAGCATTCAGACAGAGACCATCATAAACAACACACAAGCATCTAAAAAAACCATCTTCCCCACGCTGCTGTCTGTGATGCTTCAGCTTGTGAGGAATGAGGAACTTCCCATCGTGATGGTTGAGCTTGTGAGGATTGACCTTGTGAAGACTGAGGAACTTCCCATGCTGATGCTTGAGCTTGTGAGGATTGATTTTGTGAGGTTTGAGCTTCTGAGGATTGAGCTTGTGACTCGCCAAAGTGTAGTCCCTGCAACATATAAATGAATTGTTAGACACATTACCGAGAGCTAAAAAACAATGAGATAGAAACTAAGACCCTAACCTGATATTTCCTTGGTCTGCCTCTTGGTTTCTTAGGTGGACTCTCAACAAAAGCCTTCCGACATGTATTCTTGTAGTGCCCTTCTTCTTTGCAATTAGAGCATGTCATTACCCTGTTCGCACGACTCAGCTTGGTAGTAGACACTGTCTCATTGGTTCCCTTCTTTCGATCATGGTTTTTAGGCCTACCAGGCTTGCCATTTCGATTAGGTGGTGGAATCACACCTAATCTATTGGTCCGAGGCCACTCTATCATCCCATTTACAGGTCTGATCCCAAAACTGTAGGTTTCACGCCACTTAGAGGTTGTGTAGAAAAGAGCAACAAATTCAGAGAGTTTTCTTCCCACGCCAAGGATGACCTTAGCAGCATGGATGCATGGAATACCATTCATTTGCCAGCTTCGACATGCACAAGTCTCATTCTCCAAATTCACCACATAAGACTGGTCTCTATCTTCCACCTCAGTCTCTGGCCCAATTGCCCAACGCAGACTACATTCTTTTGACTTCTTCTCAACCCTGTCTAACTCTTTATGTGTCTTCGGGGTGAACCTAGTCTTCCTGTCCTTAGCCATCTTAGACCTATTGTAGTTCCTAGTCATACATTGGCGCCTAATCTCCTCTAACATGTCTAGCAGAGGTTTCTTCCTAGGCTCCCTGATGGTCTTGTTGAAGGACTCACACAAGTTGTTCAGATTATCATTGCAGTAGGAGCCTATCTTGAAGAAAGCTCTAGACCAAGTCTCTGGCTTTGTCTTTATCAGAGATGCATGTGCGCCAGGATCATAGTTCTTAAGCTCGTCCATGTTGTAGTTGAACATACCAGGAGTGTAGCTCCTTGCAATGAACCAAAAGAACCTCTGTAACCTTAGATCTTTTCCACCTTTCCTCCAGTTCTCGTAGATATGGCGACAACAGTGTCTATGCTCAGCTTCTGGAAGGAGGGTATAAACTGCCTTCACTAATCCCTAcaagatcagaaaaaaaaaagaaatcagaaacaagaatcaaacattCATTGAGTATCATGAAAGCAAAGTGTTTACCTTTTGTTTGTCAGACATTATAACAAAGCCGTTCCCATTTTCCAATCCCAAATCCAAGGCCAAACGCTTCACAAACCAATCCCAGTTTGTATCATTCTCTATCTCCACTACAGCCCAAGCAATAGGGACAATCCTATTGTCTCCATCTCTTCCAACCGCAGCCAACAACTGTCCCTTGATGTCCCATTTCAAAAAGGCTCCATCTAAGCCAATAACAAGCCTACAAGTCTTCTTCCATGCTTCCTTTTGTGCTTGGAAACACATGTAGAGTCTATAGAACCGCTGCTTGCTTCCAACCATGGCTCCTGGTATGGTCTCAATTTCCATGGTTGATCCAGGATTGCTCCTCAATATCTCTGCTTGGTAATCCCAGATTTTATCAAAATGCTCTTCATGGGTCTTCCTCCTTTCTTTCATCACCTTCGTCTTGGCCTTAATGCATGAGTTTTCTAAAACTTCCATCTTATACTCCCTCAATATCTCAGCCTGTATCTCCTTTGCCGTGAGCTTAGGATTCAGCCTTAACCTCTCAGCAAATAGACTTGCAATTGCTGACCTCTTAAGTATCTTGGAATACCCTGTCCTCTCACACTTATGGTCATTGACGTATGTCTTTACCATTAACTTCTGTTTCCTCCTATCATACGAACAGTAGACCATCCAAGGACAAGGagcctcatcatctctcatctcAGCGGCACATTTTGCACCCATCTTCAAGCTACTGGATCTGTAGTACTTGATGTTGTATCTGGTTTTCAGGGTATACCTCAGACAAGCATGTTTGAAGTCCTCAGCATCTGAAAATGTCTTGCCTAGCTGAAGGAGCTCCTCTGGATCAGTGTCTTCTCTGTAAGCTTGCGCAGGTCTCATCTCCTCTTCATTCTCATCATCTGATGACACAGGATCAGGGATTTTATCATCATCCCATGCATCATCATCgccttcatcttcatcaacctCACAGTCATCATTTTTTGCTTTATCATCAAAATAAAGACTCAAATCTGTACAACCAACTTCCTCAATGCCAGCAATACCGTTCTCATCTTCCCTACCATCATCACCTATATCCCCAAATTCCTCAAtctggagaaattcttctctgtcatcaccatcatcacctAGACTCCTCTCCGAgtttaccttctgcttcttcgaTTGTCTAGGAGACACATGCGACCCACCATATGAAGTTCTCCGCCTTGTCTTCTTCGCAACTGTTGATGCCAACATCTCAGTCTCTGGCCATTCTTCTCTGTCATCACCAGAAGGAGCCACATTTACCTTATGCTTCTTCGAAACTCTAGGAGACAGAGTTGAACCACGCCTCGTGGCCTTCACTGGAGATGGCGACCCATATGAAGTTCCCCTCCTCGTGGTCTTCTCCGGAGATGACGCAGGCGACCCATATGAAGTTCCCCGCCTTGTCTTCGACGCCTTCGACACCTCTGTAGATGCCAACATCGATATCCCTTCAACGCTTTTACGAATCCTCGATCTCTCCGGCGATGACAAACTCACAGAAGCATCGCGTTCTCCACCCTTCTTCGACTCTTGAACCGCTTCGTCACTCCCGTAATCGAAATTCCTCATCGCTCCGAAAATCATTACCTCCCTTCCATTCCTTGTGAACTTCGTCTTTACCATCTCCTCACTATTACAAGAgaaatccccaaatcgatttgagaaattagggttacgTTCAAACACGGGTTTcattttgtttgattgaaatcaaacatatcttttgatcaataaaaataaacatgtgtGATAATCTTCCGAaaagtccactagctcagtggcaaaaCCCCCTTAGGACCACGAATGCACGGGTTCGAGTCCAGCTAACAACAATTTTAATTAAGCAAAACGACGCCGTCTTGAGATTTTGTGTTTAACAAAACAACTGAATGAAACGACGTAGTTTCACTAAACGGAAGTAATTAACGGTGAGTTAACACTGTCTTAACTGTCGGTTAACGGTGTGTTAATCTGGTTAGTCAACCGTAAGTTTgtgaattaactaaaaaaaagtcaacaaaagaTCTGGGTTTTATTGGTCAGGCTCGAGTAcatgtttcttttggcaattcccgcaaagttcagtgttttttttggccgatttctcattaaaaaaaacaatgtgcGCTGAAATAAAGAAATCAAGAATCCTGGTTTTCAAAAATAGATTGAATCGTGATCGGTAAATTGAACCGGTTTAATGTCTGGTTCGGTTTTAGAATCCCACCTGTAGAGAGGAGTGTAAACGGATAATTTGTTTATCCAAAAGGCGAGAAGGAACCAAAAGGGAAACACCGTGTGTTATTTAACTTGAAGTCTTGAATGATTGATGACGCCAAGCAAAATACAAATCTCGCTGTCTCCTTCAAGTTTCGATTGTCTCTCTCTCAAAACATCTTCAAACCCACAAGAAAGACAAAACTGTACGCGTAGAAAGCTctgtttttttctgtttgaaaTGGAGAAGAAACTGAGATGTGTTCGGTGGGGTTATGAGGTTAACGCCTCTTCTGATCATTGCATCGACGCAATCGACTCCTATTTTCATCAGGTTTCCTCTTCAATAATCACCCTTTCCTTACAAAATGCTAATCTGCGCTCTGTTTCATGACTATTTTTGAGTTTCTGCTTTTATGACTTACTGTATCTGAATTTGATGGGTTTTAGCTACGATCTTGTGGGTAGCTTCTTGTTTGCGTTTATTCGGCTTATGCTTCTTAAAGTTTCGATCTTTGTGTTATTGATCGTGTTTCAGGTTCTTAGTTATGGGAGGAACAGGAAAGTGATTCTAGAAGCTCCCCTCCACGACAAAGATTGTGTCTTGGGCAACATTTTAGCTGCTCACTACCTTTCCTCATCTGATCATCACAGAGCTAAGTCCTATCTTGAAGCTGCGACATCCAATCTTGTGAGTCTTTGTTGTACTTCTGATTCTACTTGCGGTTTGGAGGTATAATTCGTTCTATTTTACAGGAACAATCTACACCTTATGAGAAAGCGGTTTTCGAGGCTGTTAGTTACCTCATCTCCGTGGACAGAGATGATGACTTGGCTTTTGAGATGCACACCAAGGTTGGCTTCTCACATCTATTGCCTATCAACTGACACTTGTTTGAATATAAACTGTGTGTGTTGCAGCTACTTAAAAGATTCCCAAAGGATTTGGTCTCTCTGAAGAGAGCTCAGATTTTGAGTTTCTACATGGGTCAGCCTGGTCCCTTCTTGGGTCTTGTTCACCAGGTACTTCACCTCTCATCGCTCACGGAATGATTCACTGTCTAAAGCTGCTTAATATTGTAGGTTCTACCTGTGAATCAAGAAGAAAGTTACATACACGGGATACTCGCCTTCCCATTGTTAGAACTTGGTCGAATGGAAGAAGCTGCGGTAGCTTCAAGGAAAGGCTATGAGATAAACAAAGAAGACGCCTGGGCACATCACTGTGTGAGCATCTCTAACAAATTTTTGACACACTGCACTTGCGTCTTCTTTCTTCAGCTTCCATGTGatgcttatgttttttttgttgttgcagcTGTGTCATGTTCTTCATCATGAATGTCGATTTAAAGAAGCAGTGGAGTTCATGAAAGGAGTCTCAGAATCTTGGCCTTCTTGCTCATCCTTTATGTAAAGCGTTtaagactctctctctctcacatatATTATCATGCTCGTCTCTTATGATCTAGAACATGTATACAAACTGTTTAGGTATACACACAATTGGTGGCATGTTGCTCTCTGTTACTTGGAAGGAGGGTCACCGATGAGTAAAGTCGAGGAGATTTATGATACTCACGTCTGGAAAGAGTTGGAGAAAGAAGACGCTGTTCCTCC comes from the Brassica napus cultivar Da-Ae chromosome A7, Da-Ae, whole genome shotgun sequence genome and includes:
- the LOC106351240 gene encoding uncharacterized protein At1g43920, Chloroplastic-like, giving the protein MGEIINPVRDSSSILFNLVLKNLDSHLSFFEYRMMSSGCEDSSVNTMGIRGIPEQCGCGRRTGIYTSKTKVNPGRTFFRCPTFQNDHLYKWVDEAVYEEVQDALPKVECFASDVMKLKMEIESMKTVEEELKEDVRKASNELKKLNVIIKVGFLVVCLGGVICLVLIMFDKAYGLSMNSY
- the LOC106412948 gene encoding uncharacterized protein LOC106412948, whose amino-acid sequence is MKPVFERNPNFSNRFGDFSCNSEEMVKTKFTRNGREVMIFGAMRNFDYGSDEAVQESKKGGERDASVSLSSPERSRIRKSVEGISMLASTEVSKASKTRRGTSYGSPASSPEKTTRRGTSYGSPSPVKATRRGSTLSPRVSKKHKVNVAPSGDDREEWPETEMLASTVAKKTRRRTSYGGSHVSPRQSKKQKVNSERSLGDDGDDREEFLQIEEFGDIGDDGREDENGIAGIEEVGCTDLSLYFDDKAKNDDCEVDEDEGDDDAWDDDKIPDPVSSDDENEEEMRPAQAYREDTDPEELLQLGKTFSDAEDFKHACLRYTLKTRYNIKYYRSSSLKMGAKCAAEMRDDEAPCPWMVYCSYDRRKQKLMVKTYVNDHKCERTGYSKILKRSAIASLFAERLRLNPKLTAKEIQAEILREYKMEVLENSCIKAKTKVMKERRKTHEEHFDKIWDYQAEILRSNPGSTMEIETIPGAMVGSKQRFYRLYMCFQAQKEAWKKTCRLVIGLDGAFLKWDIKGQLLAAVGRDGDNRIVPIAWAVVEIENDTNWDWFVKRLALDLGLENGNGFVIMSDKQKGLVKAVYTLLPEAEHRHCCRHIYENWRKGGKDLRLQRFFWFIARSYTPGMFNYNMDELKNYDPGAHASLIKTKPETWSRAFFKIGSYCNDNLNNLCESFNKTIREPRKKPLLDMLEEIRRQCMTRNYNRSKMAKDRKTRFTPKTHKELDRVEKKSKECSLRWAIGPETEVEDRDQSYVVNLENETCACRSWQMNGIPCIHAAKVILGVGRKLSEFVALFYTTSKWRETYSFGIRPVNGMIEWPRTNRLGVIPPPNRNGKPGRPKNHDRKKGTNETVSTTKLSRANRVMTCSNCKEEGHYKNTCRKAFVESPPKKPRGRPRKYQGLHFGESQAQSSEAQTSQNQSSQAQASAWEVPQSSQGQSSQAQPSRWEVPHSSQAEASQTAAWGRWFF
- the LOC106433366 gene encoding tetratricopeptide repeat protein 38, which produces MTPSKIQISLSPSSFDCLSLKTSSNPQERQNCTRRKLCFFLFEMEKKLRCVRWGYEVNASSDHCIDAIDSYFHQVLSYGRNRKVILEAPLHDKDCVLGNILAAHYLSSSDHHRAKSYLEAATSNLEQSTPYEKAVFEAVSYLISVDRDDDLAFEMHTKLLKRFPKDLVSLKRAQILSFYMGQPGPFLGLVHQVLPVNQEESYIHGILAFPLLELGRMEEAAVASRKGYEINKEDAWAHHCLCHVLHHECRFKEAVEFMKGVSESWPSCSSFMYTHNWWHVALCYLEGGSPMSKVEEIYDTHVWKELEKEDAVPPEVYLNALGLLLRLDVRDALDGSFEDRLKLLAARLTDQANWYLEWHLDILIVWALAKVGETSRAHELLEGLKFRVSKMNKKKQQVMQKGVQLGEAVYEYAKGNYKQALELLGSDFDAIGYKIIGASDEQIDVFNEMWCQLLLKTCQASTAKEVIRERIKVRDGVPFTWRLLEKSYAMEGNAEAERAGERAKKLEESSYF